The following is a genomic window from Sphingorhabdus sp. Alg231-15.
GACATTTTTGCGCATGCCTGAAACGGGTTCCAATTCAGCGATGATAAACTTTAACTGGTGCTTTGCATTTACACATAAATGACCGTTACAACTGAACATATAAAGAGCAAAAGACAGCAATTTGCATCCCCAGGCGGCAGTCATGATCGCAACATCCGGCTATTGCGGGTTATATTACCACTGGGCGTTGGGGCCTTGGGTGCCGTGCTGGCACTTGCGCCATTTACAACCAGTGGTGAAATCAGTTTTGTTCTCGATAAGAATAGCGTCGATGTCGCGAAGGAACGCATGCGCGTCACCGAGGCTCTGTATCGAGGTGAGGACAGCCAGGGACGACCATTCTCGATCAAGGCCGGTTCGGCAGTTCAGAAGAGTTCACGTGAAGCGGTTGTCGAACTGAAAGACCTTTCGGCCCGCATATTGCTGGGCGATGGTCCTGCACAAATCCGCGCGGGTGAAGGCCGCTATGACATGGATCGTGAGGACGTCATGGTGCCGGGCACGGTGCAATTGGAAAGTGCGGGCGGTTACCGACTGACAACCAATAATGTAACCGTGGATCTAAAGAGCCGGACATTGAAAAGTGATGCTCCGGTCGAAGGTCGCACGAATATCGGGACATTCCGCGCTGATAACCTGATGGCGGATATGGCAAATCGGACCGTCACATTGGATGGCAATGCAAAGTTGCGCATCGTCCAAAATGGATTAAGAGGACGATAGATGATCAAAGGTTCTTTTCTTGCTGCCTCTGTTGGGGCGTTGATAGCCACAACGGCCGTACTGACATTTGCCGGTCCTGCGCCGGCTCAGGTTTTTGGCGGTCATAACAGCAATGCGCCGGTTAATTTCGATGCCGGACGCATTGAAGTACAAGACCGGGCAGACCGCGTTGTACTGTCTGGCGCTGTTCGGGTGGAACAGGCAGGGCTCGTCCTGAATTCCTCACGCATGACGGTAGCCTATCGGAATACGAGCGGTATTGAAGTGGACCGGATTGATGCCTCCGGAGGAGTGACCATCCGCAAGGGCAGCGACACGGCTAGCGGCGATGTTGCAATTTATGATCTGAATCGGCGTCTCATTACATTGGTCGGTGGTGTTACATTGACCCAGGGAACCAACCGGTTGTCGGGTGGTCGTGTGATTATCGATCTGGCCTCCGGGCGCTCCACCATCGATGGCAGGGCCGCAGGCGGATCCACACCCGGAACGCAAAATTCCAATGGCCGAGTATCCGGGACTTTTACCGTGCCGCAGCGCACCAACTAGGTTTCTGGCGATTTCATAATATTAATTTTTGGCGAGCATATTGCGGTGCATGTTTGATATGTTGCTGGCAGATCAGCGTTAAAACACGTCTCTATCGCGCTCAAAAGAAGCATTTTCGAACAATCATGCATAAAGCTTGCCAATTTCGAGTAAATTGGGCCATGTTGTTAACCATTATACAATCTAATCGGGTTCAAACAGGACCTGAGCTGAAGGAACAAGATGAACGACGCGACCACTTTTGAGACCCCAGCCATGGCCCAGACCGGTTCTGCGATGGCCAGTGATGCCATGGAACATGGCCTCGCGGTTGTGTCCATTGCCAAAAGCTATGACAAACGTTCCGTTCTATCGGATGTGTCCCTCTCGGTTGGCCGGGGCGAAGTGGTTGGACTGCTCGGTCCCAACGGCGCCGGCAAGACAACATGCTTTTATTCCGTTATGGGACTGGTGCGCCCGGATGCAGGCCGGATCATGCTTGATGGCGAAGATATCACGCCGCTTCCTATGTATCGTCGTGCGATATTAGGCCTGGGTTACTTGCCACAGGAAACATCAATATTTCGCGGAATGACTGTGGAGCAGAATATCCTTGCTGTGCTTGAGATGGTCGAAAATGACAAAGCCGTGCGAGCAGAAACGCTGGACCGGTTGCTCGATGAATTCGGGCTGACGGGCTTGCGCGGTTCTCCGGCCATGGCTCTGTCCGGCGGGGAACGGCGACGCTGTGAAATCGCGCGAGCCTTGGCTGCCGACCCGTCGATCATCTTGCTGGATGAGCCCTTTGCCGGGATCGATCCGATTTCAATCTCGGATATTCGGGACCTTGTGGTCCAATTGAAAAACCGCGGTATTGGGGTTCTGATCACCGACCATAATGTGCGCGAAACTCTCGATATCGTCGACCGAGCCTGCATCATTTATGACGGTCAGGTTTTATTTGCCGGTAGCCCGGAAGCACTGGTCAAAGATGAAAATGTCCGGCGGCTCTATCTCGGTGAGGGTTTTGCCCTATGACTAGGCGGGATTCCGCATAATGGCGTTGGGGCCGCGTCTTGATTTAAGGCAGAGCCAGTCGCTGGTGATGACGCCGCAGTTGCAGCAGGCGATCAAACTATTGGCGCTGTCCAACCTCGAGCTTGAAACCTATATTGCCGAAGAGATCGAAAAAAACCCATTGCTCGAAACCGGCGATCTCGGTGCTGAGGCGAAGAGCGACGAAGTTGGGGAAGCTGGGGCTGACCTTCCTCCCGAACCGGGGATGCAGGGTAGCGATGAGATATTATCCTCGGGCCCGGCCGAGGCCGAATCCACGCTGGATATGGCAGGCGATGCTGATCAGTTTTCCAATAACAGCTTGAGTGAAAGTGACGGCGCGCTGGACGGTACACTTGGCTTGAACGGGGCCAGCAGTTCGGGCAGCGGCGCTGTGGGCGGTGAAGCGCCTGACTTTGAAAATATGCTGGTCGCTGAAACGACGCTGGCCGAACATCTGATGGAACAGGCGGGCGCGATCCTTTCAGGCAAGGACCTGTTTATTGCCCAGCATCTGATCGACCAGATTGACGAATGCGGCTATTTACAGGCGGATTTGCTAGAATTTGCGCACCGGTTAGGCGTACAGCTGGATGATGTGAAGCGCATATTGGCCGAGGTTCAAACCCTTGAGCCCGTCGGCGTGGGTGCGCGCGATCTGGCGGAATGTCTGGCGCTACAGGCGAAGGAAGCGGATCGTTATGATCCGGCGATGGCACGGCTGATCGACAATCTTGACCTGCTAGCCAAAGGTGCCCTGCCACAATTGAAACGCATGTGCGGTGTCGACGATGAAGATCTGATGGACATGATATCGGAAATTCGAGCCTATGATCCCAAGCCGGGATGCAAGATTGGCGGCGGCGATGTGCAGGCGGTGGTGCCTGATATCTTCATCGCGGAACGCGGCGGCAAATGGCTGATCGAAGTGAATAGCGCGACGCTGCCCAAGGTGCTGGTAAACCGAACCTATTTCACCGAACTCAAAGACGGAGCGCAGGACAAGGCTTCGAAAGAATGGCTCAACGACTGCCTCGCCGATGCCAGTTGGCTGGTCAAAGCGCTTGATCAGCGGCAACGGACGATTGTCAAGGTGGCCACTGAAATTGTGAAGCAGCAGGAGAATTTCTTCCGCGAAGGGGTGGAGCATTTGCGCCCGTTGACGCTGAAAAATGTCGCCGACAAAATCGAAATGCATGAATCGACCGTGAGCCGGGTGACGTCGAATAAATATCTCTCCTGCTCGCGCGGAACGTTTGAGCTCAAATATTTCTTCACCAGCGGCATCCAGTCCTCAACCGGTGGAGAAGCGGCTTCGGCGGAAGCGGTGAAGAGTCATATCAAGGCGCTGATCGACAATGAGGACCCGAAGAAGATTCTCTCCGACGACAAGCTGGTCGCGCTGCTCAAAGAAAAAGGCTTCGATATTGCGCGGCGGACGGTTGCCAAATATCGGGAAGCCCTGGGGCTCGGCAGTTCGGTGCAGCGCCGTCGGCAAAAAGCGCTTGAGGGCAAGGCGGCCTAACCTGCTCTTATCTCTTTGCGCAGGACCACAAATTCCAGTTCCTGTGTCTTTGGCAAACCATAGCGCGGATCATCGAGCGGGAACGGACGCCGCTCGCCGGTCAAGGCATAGCCTCGCCTTTCATAATAGGCGATCAGGTCGTCGCGCTGGCGGATAACGGTCATTTCAATTGCCCGGGCTTGCCAGTTTTCGGCAACATAATGTTCCGATCCATCCAGCAATTTCTTGCCTAGCCCGCCCGCTTGGCGGTCGGGATCGACAGTTAACAGGCCCAGATAAGCGAGCCCTTCGCTGACGCGCATCAATTGCACGCAACCGGCAATGTCTGGACCATCCATAGCGAGCAGAATGACCTGATTCTGATCCACCATAATTTCCTGCAGCGATTCCAAATCGGTTCTCTGCCCACCGAGCAGATCCGCCTCATGCGTCCAGCCGCGCTTGGCGCTGTCGCCGCGATAGGCGCTTTCCACCAGCTTATGCAGTGCGGCAACATCCTGTTCTCCGGCCGGCCGGATCATCATGTCTTCCCCCTCCACCGTTCAGCTTCCATCCGCTAGTCGCACGCCTTCGGCCTCGATCTGATCATCACCGATCAAAAGTCCTGTAACGATCACGCGTTTTTCCACTTCATCAATTGGTGTGCGCAGCAATTCGAGACGATAGCGCCGACCATCGTCAGATTGCAGAACGAAACCGGCGCCGTCGCGAACCAACAGCCCAGCATATTCGCTGTCATTCGAATTGTCTTTCATCAGACTTCTGCGAGCAATCCTTCACTCAATTCCCACAGGCGTTCGGCTCCATCTTCATCGCAGGCATGCGGCGCGACACAGCTATATGGTGGCGAATTTTCATCCATCAGCTGGGCAACATCGCAATCTTCGCAATAGAGGCCGTGCTTGTCGTTCAGCAGCGGTGATGTTGCGGCCCACAGGCTAGTGGTGCAACCTTGCGCCGGTGATTTAAACCCGTTTTTGGCCATTTCCGATGGCTCACCATCTTTATCCAGCCACCCAAGTTCGATCTGTTCTTCGACCGGCAAATGGCGTTGCAGCGGCGTGAAAATACCGCCCGGATGCACCGAAAATGCGCGTCCGCCAAAGCCTGCCATCCGCCGACTCAGCGCATTGGCGAATAAGGCATTGGCGCTCTTGGCCTGGGCATAAGATGTCCATTTATTATATTCACCCTTCTCGAACTGAATATCGTCCCACAAAATGCCATTGCGTTTATGGGCGATCGAGGACAGCGCAACAACGCGCGGCGCATCGGCTTTTTCGAGCAATGGCATCAAGCCTTTGGTCAGGGCAAAATGGCCCATGTGATTCACGCCAAATTGGCTTTCCCAACCGGGACCGACACGATCAAGCGGGCAAGCCATGATGCCGGCATTGTTGATCAGCAGGTCAAGCTGGCTCAGACTGCCACACATTGCATCAGCAAATTTGCGGACCGAAGCAATGTCCGACAAATCCATCGTCGCCGATGTGACATCACCTTCGACACCCGCCAAATTGTCGGCAGCCTTGGCCTCATCGCGCACCGGCACAATCACTTTTGCACCTTTGGCCGCCAGGGCTCTTGTCGTTTCCAGACCGATGCCGGAATAGCCGCCGGTGACAATCGCGGTCTTGCCGGTCAGGTCAATGTCAGCCAGCACTTCATGGGGCTCGCTCTTTGCTCGAAATCCTGAGCCTAGCGGTTTCTGATCTGCTGCTGCCATATCGTGATGTCCTTCTATTCGGGTTTATGTCCCACTATCTCTGACACCGGCATATATTCATAGTCCAAATCTTCGGCCACCGCGCGATAGGTGACATGCCCGTTCCATACGTTCAGTCCCTCGGCGAGATGGACGTCGTCACGCAGTGCCGCTTCCCAGCCCTTGTTCGCAATCGCCAGCGCATGGGGCAGGGTGACATTGTTCAGCGCATAAGTGGAAGTCCGCGACACCGCGCCTGGCATATTGGCTACACAATAATGCACGACATCATCAACTACATAGGTGGGGTCCTGATGGGTGGTCGCTTTAGACGTTTCAAAACAGCCGCCCTGGTCAATCGCGACATCGGCCAGTACCGAACCGGGCCGCATGGTCGACAGCATTTCGCGGGTCACCAGCTTGGGGGCTTCTGCACCGGGGATCAGAACTGCACCGATGACCAGATCAGCCTCGGCGACACATTCAGCGAGATTGGCCTTGTTCGAAAAACGGGTCTTGGCGCGCGCCTCGAAATAGTTGCCGAGCGTTTCCAGCACTTCGGGATTGCGGTCGAGAATAGTCACATCCGCCCCCAGACCAGCGGCCATTTGCGCGGCATTAAATCCGACCACGCCGCCGCCGATGACGGTTACCTTGCCAGGAGACACGCCCGGTACACCGCCCAGCAAAATGCCACGCCCGCCATGGGCTTTTTCCAGTGCCGTCGCGCCAGCCTGGATCGACATGCGTCCGGCGACCTGACTCATCGGTTTGAGAAGTGGCAGTCCGCCAGAACCGGTTACGGTTTCATAGGCAATACAGATCGCTTTGGATTTGACCAGATCGGCAGTTTGTTCCGGATCGGGTGCAAGATGGAGATAGGTGAACAAAATCTGTCCTTCGCGCAACATCGCCCGTTCGGCCGCTTGCGGTTCTTTCACCTTCACCACCATGTCGCATTTTTCGAAGATGTCCGATGCGACAGGAACAATGGTTGCGCCTGCAATGATATACTCGTTATCATCAGCGCCGATACCCAGACCAGCGCCCGTTTCGACCAGTACATCATGGCCGTGAGCGGATAATTCCCGCACCGATTCCGGCGTCAGTCCGACGCGATATTCATGGTTTTTCACTTCTTTCGGGGTACCGACACGCATGGGGAGGCTCCTGTTTTTGCCGAGTCTTATCCGCGTTCAATATCAGCAAAATATGACATGCGCGAGTGGCTTGCGTAATAAAATTACATCACTCCGCAACTTTCCTTATCGGCACCGGCACCGTGCAAATATTGCCATAGCCGCCATGGGCTTCAATATATTGCAGCAAGGACGGGCTGTAGCTGGCGAGATATTCATAGCGCGGCTGCTGTGCTACCGGCAGTTCGCTAGCCAGGCGGATCGATGTAATTTTTATATGCTGAGACTTGTCGGCATAGAATCCGCCTGCTGCGGTACCGAGCGGCAGGTTGGTGACATGTTCCAGCCCGTCAATCACCCTTCCGACCATGCCGAATGTCATATCGAGACTGCGCGCTGCTTCCCCCGTAACGATGGATATTTCCGCGCCCGTGCCCGCATCTGGCGGATCATAATGGGCCGGGGATAGCGCCCCGCGACAGGTTAGCGGAAATGCTTTGCCATCCTTGATACCAATCGGCCAGCCCGCGCCAAAGCCGACTTTGCTGCCATAGCTTTCGTAGATTATCTTCATCAGTGGCCGGATCTCTGTGCCCTGATATTCATTGCTATAGGCAACTGCGGCATCAAGCGCGGCTATATCGGTATCGCGTTTTGTGCCGAGCGCGGCGTTGAAATAGTCGCTTTCCGGCACCGTCGCGAGATTGTTCGGGAGCTTCTTGTTGTCAGGGTTACCGCCAAATTGCGTGACAAACTCCTTGGCCACGCGATAGATTTTCGTGCCATCCCACCAGCGTTGAGCGGCGAATTTGCGAACATTGCGCACATGCGCGCCGGACATTTCGGTCGGGATCAGCTGGATGACCGCCTGCCGCTTATGGCCCTCTTCATCATCGGGCAGAGTGAAAATCATCAGGTCGCTAACCGGGATGGGCAGCCAATGGTCGGCGGGCGCGGCGTTGAGAACGTCTTCCGGTGTTGGTGCCGGGGCCTCGTCCTGCGCCTGCGCCGGAGCGGCGATCAGCGCGCATAAAATCAATGACGGCACAATAGATTTGATGCTGCGAAATACCATGATTTCAAGATGCTCCGTTTTCAAAGTTCACACAATTCACAGCCCGATGGCTTGCCCGTGCAACAGCTTGTCTGTCCGCGGCAATGACAAGGATTTTGATTGCACAGGCGTCATGAATGATTGCTTTGTGTTTTTCAAAGTTCACACAATTCACATGGTGTTGTTTCTGTTGCAGAAGATCAAACATCGTTAGAAATTAGCGCTTTTTGCCTATGTAGGAAAGCGCTAATTATTCAGCTCGTTTCCCTGCAAAAGAAAAGAAACAAGCGCCCTAGTCCGCCTTCACGCGTCGCACCGGCACCGGGATATTACAGATATCCGCACCGCCTGCTGGCTTGATAAAAAACGGGTCGCGGCGATTGGCGCGGGCGTCAGCATATTGGACAAAGGTTTTGCTGCCCGTGTCGAGATATTCAAACTTTATCTGTTCGGCTTTGGTCACATCAGTGCCCAGCCGGATCGACCGGATCGGCACGCGTTTTTTCGGATCGGCATAAAAGCCCAACTGTCCCTTGCCGCGTGGCAGGCTGGAGAGATGGTCTACGCCCTCGATGATCCGCCCGACCACTGCGATATTCCGGTCGAGATGGCGCGGGGCATGGCCGATGACGGTATAGAGCTCTGCGCCCGTGCCAGTGTCGGGAGAGAGGTTGCGGCCTACGCCGACGGCGCCGTAGCAATGGACGGGCCAGAAGCTATTAAATTCATATCTTTCGAACGATTCTTTATCAGATGAAAGCTTGTGTTCGTTGCCTAGTGGCCAGCCCTTGTGAAACTGGACGAATTGTTCATAAGAATCACGTTGATGCCATCCTTCAGGAAACTTGTCAGATCGGGTGTTTGCAATATCTACCGAATCGGTGCTTGGCATCGACCCAGCAAACTCAGCCTCCAGTGCCGCATCTGGATCCGTTCTCCACAACTTTTCATGAACTTCATGTATGGCTTCTTCGGATGTGATATACTCACTCTCCGGCACTTCCACCAAACCATCCGGCAAAGCCTTTTGCTCGGTCTCGCCCGATTCCGGATTGTCGTATCCCGCATCGCCCCATTGGACGACATAATTATCCTGCACCCGGTTGATGCTGGTGCCGTCCCAGAATTTCGCGGCGGCGAGCTTGCGGATATTGCCGATCCAGCCTTGCGAGAAAGGCGGCGGCATCAGCTGGATGACCACGCGGCGCGCTTCACCCTTTGCATCAGGGGTCAGATCCATGACCAGCAGGTCGCTGGGGGCAATGGCTTTCCAGTCGCTCGCCGGGGCCGCATCCACTATCGCATTCGGACTGGGATATTCCTTTTTTTCAAGCTCTTGCGCTGAAACAGGCGACAGCGCGAGCAGCGCGGCGAGGGGTGTCATCAGGATGTTTTTTCTCATCTGGGCACCCTAACCATCATCAAGCTCTTGCGAAAGAGCGTTTCGCGCACTAGGGGAAGCGGCGCTGTCAGAGTTTCGAACCACTTATGATTCTGAATAGCAATGCGGAGTCGTGGCAGAGTGGTCGATCGCGCACGCTTGGAAAGCGTGTATAGGGTTAAACCTATCGAGGGTTCGAATCCCTCCGACTCCGCCATTTCAGTTTGGCAACATGAATAGCGCCAAGGCTTGAAATCCCTTTATCATCGTTCGACAATGGCGATCGCGTCAATTTCTGCGCCACTTGCCAAGCGGATTGGCTCTCATTCGTGACAAACAGCCGGAGTCTCTCGGCCAATTTGTGCCTTGCCCAATGATAGGGACAATTACGGATTACCGTGCTGCGCGCGCGAGGTCATATGTGCCGGACCATCAAGATCGGGAAGAATAGCCCAAGAGGAAATTCAACATGTCCGTTTCGACAAAAGGCCCCGCAGCACCCGCCCCCAAAGAGAGTCACGATTTGATCGTGAGCAAGAGCATTCCAATGACCACCCGCACTGGTTTTGAATTTCATGTGCGGCCGGTTGCACCATCCGATGAAGAGGCTCTGGCCGAATTTTTCAATCATGTGACCAGAGATGACCTGCGCTTCCGCTTTCTCTCTCCGATCCCGGAAGTGGGCAAGGAGTTGCTATCTTATCTGATCAATGTGGATCACGATCATAAAGAAGATTTTCTGGCACTCGACATTGATGACAAGACCATCATCGCCAGTGCAATGATTGGCGCCAACGAGGACAAGTCGGTTGCTGAAGTCGCGATTGTTGTACGCAGCGACTACAAGCATCGCGGGATGAGCTGGACCTTCCTGGAATATGTCATCAGCGAAGCCAGGCGCAGCGGCATCAAGAAACTGCAATCGATTGAAAGCCGCGAAAATCACGCGGCAATCGAGCTGGAACGCGAAATGGGGTTTACCGCAAAAAGCTATCCTGGAGATGCGACGCTGATGCTGCTGGAATTTGACCTTACGTCCAGCAGGCCTGAAGCCTGATAAACGGCCAAGGGCGCGATCGGCGTCGGCGCGCGGCAACCGGGGCTTAGTCTACGGATATCGATCCGGTTGCTTCGCAAGCCCCTTCACTCATCATGTTTTTCTAGCATTTTGGCCAGTGGTTCTGCCTCGTGCGGTCCAAAGGCCTTGGCGATTTCTGCGCGTAGTTTCTGGCTTGTTTCAGTCCTCAGATTTTGACGGATAACGCCCAGGGCTCGCGGTGCGGCGACCAGCACCAGATCGATTTTGGCGTCGCGGGCGATCTGATCCATGCGCTCCGCCACCTCCCGCGCAAAACGGTCCTCCGCCTGCTGATGCAGGTCGGTCTGTTCATAGGCGCCCTTGCGCGGACTTGTGCTTTGCGAACTGCGGCCTGGCCGATCTGTACCCAGCTCGGATGACCGGGGAGACGGATTCTGATGCTCTTCCAGAAGCTCAAGGGCGGGCTTGAAAGCCTCACCGATATTGCGGAAAATAGACATGCGCGATCCATCGACCGCCACGATCAAACTACCATTGCGTATCAGCACTTCTGTTTCCTGTATTTGAGTTTAGGCCCTATGCTGCGTTCAAGATACAGCATGTTACAAGCTACGTCACGATAACATATAATTACGACGACCGGGGCCGCTACTGCGATAGGTATTGTTACGGATGAAGCTCTTGAAAGTGCAGGATATCAAAACAGTTCAGACGGCCTGACGGCCATGCTCCGAACAAATACGTAAAGACAAATCACATCGGCTTCTGGAATTTGGGTCATCTCGTTTCAATCCACAACGTGATCCGATGGGAGTAAATCATGCCCCTCTTGCCTGACCTTTGTAAACGCACCATCAGGACTGTAGCGCTGATGCTCACTTTTGTGCTTGTCGCCTGCGCAACTGCCACGCCTTATCAACCGAATATTTCGGGGCAAAGAGTATCTGGCGGCTATTCCGATACCCGCATCGCCGATGACCATTATCGGGTGGACTTCGCCGGGAATTTTTTTACCTCGCGTGATCGTGTCGAAGGCTATTTGCTTTACCGAGCAGCAGAACTCACCGATCAGAATGGCTATGACTGGTTCATGCTAATTGATCACCGGACCGAACGCGACCGCCGTACCTATGTTGATCGCTCTCCGCGCTATGACCCCTGGTACGGGACCGGTTATCTCTATTGGCAACCGCATTGGCGCTATTATCGCGGCAATGGCTGGACCACCTGGCATCCGCATTTTGGCCGTCGGTTCTGGACCTATGATGTTGATGTGCGAACCGTCGAAAAATTTGAAGCCCATGCCGAGATAAAAATGGGCCGCGGGCCGATGCCGGAAGATGGCCAGAAGATATTTAACGCTCGTCAGGTTCTGGTTGATCTGGCGCCGACGATCGAGTGGCCGAAAAGCTAGTTGCAGATCGATTCAGCCTAGTGACAATTACGTAATGACCATGGATCTCGAGAGGCATATTTTCGCTGGCAACACTAAAAAAGGAGTGAGAAAAATGAACAAAGAAGCAACCCTGAGCCATCCTCAGCATGACCATGATTATGGCAGTCAGATCGCAGTTATCCGCAGCGATCTGGAACGTCTGCAAGGTGATATTCGCAAGTTGAAGGACGATGTCGCTGAAGATGCCTCGGAACGGATGAAGCAATTCACTGAACAGGCAACCGAAACGCTCAAGGAAAAGGGCGAAGAGCTGCGAGAGCGTGGTGCAGAATTGCGCGAAGCAAGCGAACAAAGAAAAGAGGCAATTGCCAACGAGGTTCAGCAACATCCTTTTGCCAGCGTGCTGGCGGCAACGGGTGCGGGCCTGGCGATTGGTGCGCTGGCCATGTGGGCACAAAATG
Proteins encoded in this region:
- the lptC gene encoding LPS export ABC transporter periplasmic protein LptC — translated: MTVTTEHIKSKRQQFASPGGSHDRNIRLLRVILPLGVGALGAVLALAPFTTSGEISFVLDKNSVDVAKERMRVTEALYRGEDSQGRPFSIKAGSAVQKSSREAVVELKDLSARILLGDGPAQIRAGEGRYDMDREDVMVPGTVQLESAGGYRLTTNNVTVDLKSRTLKSDAPVEGRTNIGTFRADNLMADMANRTVTLDGNAKLRIVQNGLRGR
- a CDS encoding LptA/OstA family protein, which produces MKGSFLAASVGALIATTAVLTFAGPAPAQVFGGHNSNAPVNFDAGRIEVQDRADRVVLSGAVRVEQAGLVLNSSRMTVAYRNTSGIEVDRIDASGGVTIRKGSDTASGDVAIYDLNRRLITLVGGVTLTQGTNRLSGGRVIIDLASGRSTIDGRAAGGSTPGTQNSNGRVSGTFTVPQRTN
- the lptB gene encoding LPS export ABC transporter ATP-binding protein, which translates into the protein MNDATTFETPAMAQTGSAMASDAMEHGLAVVSIAKSYDKRSVLSDVSLSVGRGEVVGLLGPNGAGKTTCFYSVMGLVRPDAGRIMLDGEDITPLPMYRRAILGLGYLPQETSIFRGMTVEQNILAVLEMVENDKAVRAETLDRLLDEFGLTGLRGSPAMALSGGERRRCEIARALAADPSIILLDEPFAGIDPISISDIRDLVVQLKNRGIGVLITDHNVRETLDIVDRACIIYDGQVLFAGSPEALVKDENVRRLYLGEGFAL
- the rpoN gene encoding RNA polymerase factor sigma-54, with the protein product MALGPRLDLRQSQSLVMTPQLQQAIKLLALSNLELETYIAEEIEKNPLLETGDLGAEAKSDEVGEAGADLPPEPGMQGSDEILSSGPAEAESTLDMAGDADQFSNNSLSESDGALDGTLGLNGASSSGSGAVGGEAPDFENMLVAETTLAEHLMEQAGAILSGKDLFIAQHLIDQIDECGYLQADLLEFAHRLGVQLDDVKRILAEVQTLEPVGVGARDLAECLALQAKEADRYDPAMARLIDNLDLLAKGALPQLKRMCGVDDEDLMDMISEIRAYDPKPGCKIGGGDVQAVVPDIFIAERGGKWLIEVNSATLPKVLVNRTYFTELKDGAQDKASKEWLNDCLADASWLVKALDQRQRTIVKVATEIVKQQENFFREGVEHLRPLTLKNVADKIEMHESTVSRVTSNKYLSCSRGTFELKYFFTSGIQSSTGGEAASAEAVKSHIKALIDNEDPKKILSDDKLVALLKEKGFDIARRTVAKYREALGLGSSVQRRRQKALEGKAA
- a CDS encoding GNAT family N-acetyltransferase, whose protein sequence is MMIRPAGEQDVAALHKLVESAYRGDSAKRGWTHEADLLGGQRTDLESLQEIMVDQNQVILLAMDGPDIAGCVQLMRVSEGLAYLGLLTVDPDRQAGGLGKKLLDGSEHYVAENWQARAIEMTVIRQRDDLIAYYERRGYALTGERRPFPLDDPRYGLPKTQELEFVVLRKEIRAG
- a CDS encoding DUF5818 domain-containing protein, whose translation is MKDNSNDSEYAGLLVRDGAGFVLQSDDGRRYRLELLRTPIDEVEKRVIVTGLLIGDDQIEAEGVRLADGS
- a CDS encoding oxidoreductase, whose product is MAAADQKPLGSGFRAKSEPHEVLADIDLTGKTAIVTGGYSGIGLETTRALAAKGAKVIVPVRDEAKAADNLAGVEGDVTSATMDLSDIASVRKFADAMCGSLSQLDLLINNAGIMACPLDRVGPGWESQFGVNHMGHFALTKGLMPLLEKADAPRVVALSSIAHKRNGILWDDIQFEKGEYNKWTSYAQAKSANALFANALSRRMAGFGGRAFSVHPGGIFTPLQRHLPVEEQIELGWLDKDGEPSEMAKNGFKSPAQGCTTSLWAATSPLLNDKHGLYCEDCDVAQLMDENSPPYSCVAPHACDEDGAERLWELSEGLLAEV
- the ald gene encoding alanine dehydrogenase codes for the protein MRVGTPKEVKNHEYRVGLTPESVRELSAHGHDVLVETGAGLGIGADDNEYIIAGATIVPVASDIFEKCDMVVKVKEPQAAERAMLREGQILFTYLHLAPDPEQTADLVKSKAICIAYETVTGSGGLPLLKPMSQVAGRMSIQAGATALEKAHGGRGILLGGVPGVSPGKVTVIGGGVVGFNAAQMAAGLGADVTILDRNPEVLETLGNYFEARAKTRFSNKANLAECVAEADLVIGAVLIPGAEAPKLVTREMLSTMRPGSVLADVAIDQGGCFETSKATTHQDPTYVVDDVVHYCVANMPGAVSRTSTYALNNVTLPHALAIANKGWEAALRDDVHLAEGLNVWNGHVTYRAVAEDLDYEYMPVSEIVGHKPE
- a CDS encoding peptidylprolyl isomerase, whose amino-acid sequence is MVFRSIKSIVPSLILCALIAAPAQAQDEAPAPTPEDVLNAAPADHWLPIPVSDLMIFTLPDDEEGHKRQAVIQLIPTEMSGAHVRNVRKFAAQRWWDGTKIYRVAKEFVTQFGGNPDNKKLPNNLATVPESDYFNAALGTKRDTDIAALDAAVAYSNEYQGTEIRPLMKIIYESYGSKVGFGAGWPIGIKDGKAFPLTCRGALSPAHYDPPDAGTGAEISIVTGEAARSLDMTFGMVGRVIDGLEHVTNLPLGTAAGGFYADKSQHIKITSIRLASELPVAQQPRYEYLASYSPSLLQYIEAHGGYGNICTVPVPIRKVAE
- a CDS encoding peptidylprolyl isomerase; this encodes MRKNILMTPLAALLALSPVSAQELEKKEYPSPNAIVDAAPASDWKAIAPSDLLVMDLTPDAKGEARRVVIQLMPPPFSQGWIGNIRKLAAAKFWDGTSINRVQDNYVVQWGDAGYDNPESGETEQKALPDGLVEVPESEYITSEEAIHEVHEKLWRTDPDAALEAEFAGSMPSTDSVDIANTRSDKFPEGWHQRDSYEQFVQFHKGWPLGNEHKLSSDKESFERYEFNSFWPVHCYGAVGVGRNLSPDTGTGAELYTVIGHAPRHLDRNIAVVGRIIEGVDHLSSLPRGKGQLGFYADPKKRVPIRSIRLGTDVTKAEQIKFEYLDTGSKTFVQYADARANRRDPFFIKPAGGADICNIPVPVRRVKAD
- a CDS encoding GNAT family N-acetyltransferase — its product is MSVSTKGPAAPAPKESHDLIVSKSIPMTTRTGFEFHVRPVAPSDEEALAEFFNHVTRDDLRFRFLSPIPEVGKELLSYLINVDHDHKEDFLALDIDDKTIIASAMIGANEDKSVAEVAIVVRSDYKHRGMSWTFLEYVISEARRSGIKKLQSIESRENHAAIELEREMGFTAKSYPGDATLMLLEFDLTSSRPEA
- a CDS encoding baeRF12 domain-containing protein — translated: MLIRNGSLIVAVDGSRMSIFRNIGEAFKPALELLEEHQNPSPRSSELGTDRPGRSSQSTSPRKGAYEQTDLHQQAEDRFAREVAERMDQIARDAKIDLVLVAAPRALGVIRQNLRTETSQKLRAEIAKAFGPHEAEPLAKMLEKHDE